The stretch of DNA tcaaattatataCCACATTAATTTATCTATACTTCTATATTATTATCCGAAGAGGATTCATCTTTTTCGTTTCCacatttttttccaaatttaccCTTCAAGTgacctttttaaaaatttaaccgTTTGTTTTAattaaccattattttaaattttaataatttttttaattaaataaataaaaatcatctacaaaataaatataaactatctacaattaaattgtaaaaattatttatatctatttttataattataatttcattattttttgttatcataaaaaaatgaacatgCATACATGTAGCACATGTATTTTActagtatatataaaaaaataaaaataggatCTGGTTGGACAAACTTCTTCCTAAGAACTTCTGGAAGAaacaaataagaagaaaaaaatgaaattgacttATCCATAAGTTGATGTTGGAGATCTCACACAGACTAGAATTAtgtataagtgggtgcaaaaaTGATTTGCAAGCTGGTTTTGTGAGGTAGAGTTAGACTTAAAGGCTATTTTCTTAAAGTTAAAATTCGTTTATGCACAAGTTAATTTGTAAAAGCTCCTCTCATATAGGTTCtccaaacatttttattttaacttatacaCAAGATAGTTTTAAATTATGGGGAAGTCATTCTCagtttttttcatattttcctcTCTTTGAAGGCTTTATGGAGAAACTCATCCAAACTGGCCATAATACAGTCCACTGCCCCTACATTAAACTGTGCACTTTACATATGATGCTAAACTTTTAGGCACATCAATCAAAGatttatttgaacaaaatgCGATATACTGCAGAGCAGATTATGCAACGAGGAAAATGCACTTTACCTTAAAATGACAGAACGTGTATACCTCTGCCCCACCAGAGCAAACTCAACAAGCATTGTAAACACCACTGTGGTCCTCCTCAGAGTTGTGTACATTGGAACATTTACTCCACGAACAGACTCCATGGTGACTAGCTAAGGAGAAGTATAGGggtgaatagaaaataataaacaatactACCTAAGGATAacgctctctcttttttcttttcttttagggGGAAAGGGTACCATGTAAAATAAGTATGCTCCTGACAAAGGAAGAGTGTGCTTCAAAGTCTTCAATgatacaaattttgttgaggTATCGAATATAAGTAAGGATTCGTTTGCTGAGAAAGATATCATCCTCCAGCGTCTCAACAAATAGAGAAAGCAACACGAACACACAATCTGCagaaaaacaaagaatagaagtgtatttaaattgttaaatgaATAAAGTGGATCTTCACAACAATAGTTTGGCAACTGTAATGCCTACTATAGACACTGCATGACACCTAAAATctagataaaatataattctcttcttcctcctccccattgaataaaaaaatatttcttttgcaTTATTGCTTCAAATAAGTTATTAATCCCAACAAATTATTTTGAAGAAGTCAACTCTTAAAATACTTGCTTAACATCCAGTGCATCAAAGCGTCAATGAGTATCAAAGAGGCAAGATAATGAAGACCAGTAGAAAAGTCAACATAAAATAATGCAAGTTTGGAGCAGAACTACTAATTTGCATAGTATTCCATCCTCTGTGACAATGAAAATTTGGACTGTTAATATAAATCAATCAGCATGACAACAAGATTAACTCAAGGagaaagattttaattttcttccttATAAAAAAGGTGAATTGTAAAGTCCATTTCCATACAATTTTCTGCAAGGGATGCCAAAAAAATGAATGGAACATAAATAATTGGCCTGCAAGTCTTGGTTCGTAATGATCACAACACAAAAGAATCATGGATACAGTACTAGATACATCCATTAAAGGTACTTACAGGATATTCTCTCTTCTTTCAAATTTTCACTATCAAAATATGTTGACATATGTCGTTGTTAAGTCAATCATTGTGATGATGAgccaataaattataatactagCCACTTCAAGCTATTTATAATACTATAGTTTAAAATACTAAGTTGTTTGGTAGGTAACCAATCAAACAAAATGCTACTTCACTCCTTAAAATTTTGTGCTCTCTTAAGCTGTTTCTGCTTTCTtcatataatatatgaaaattcaTTGGAAACTTGGAGTTAAAACCTTATGGGATAGTATTTGTAAAGACTTATTTACTACAGATTCCACTGCATCCATTTTCTATTTgctaagatttttaaaaatggCCCGCAACTTCAATTTCAGAGATTAAGGAAGGGTTTTAGTTATGCGAAAACATTTTCTATTTGCAtatcttgttttcattttcaatttttttaagattagaAAAGATTTTTGGTTTTACATTATGGTTTCATTTTCTTGTTCGACTCACCACTCCTCCTCCCTTTCACCGGTCACCTCCACGTCCAGTGTCTTTCCCAACCTCAAGACGTCATCGAGTACCTGACGGTGGAAAAATGACATGGCATCAGCTAGACTTCTCGCACGAGTTTATGGCCACTTTGATGGTATCAGTGTCATATCAATCGTTGTAACCAACGGCTCCAAAATCAATGACTGAACTGTTAGCAGGTTGAGAGGAAGTGTAGGTTGGTGGGAGTCTAATAGCATTAGTGACAGGCTTTAACGGCTGTTTGtgataagaacaaaaaaaaaagtgaaacaatatttttttattttcaaattctggcttcttttgaaaaaaaaaattaaattaaatattttttaatcttcaatattgttaacttaatttttctgttttctataaaaaatagaatcatAAACGTCTCCTATATAGCAACCATAATTTAAAACCTTGCATATAATTTATCATCCCGTaccttattttaaaagtttcttCATACCATAATTTATCATACCATATAATTTATCGTCTCTCCCAACCCAACAAAGTCTTCTCCATACACATAACCAAGAATTAAAACCCTAACAACAAGCTGAAGGAATCTAAATATCTATCCACTGTACTGTACCTTGTTGGCAACATAAACCAATACTAGATTATAAGTGAAAGGTACGTGTATGATGTTCATGTCATTCACCTAACcgataatctaaaaatttagGGCATAAATAAATGTATCAATACAATTCCCTAAAGTCTCACTAACTAGGAGACTAATACAAACACGACAGATGAACTATTACGGTGCGGATAGAAAGTCACGAGAATGTAAGCATAAAACCTGGAGAAGTGTGATGACATTCGCGGAGGGAAAACTATAAGAAGAAAGCGCTGCTTTATTGAACACCACCAGCAAAACTACAGAACAAAGAGGATATAATGGATTTAAGAAGCATTTGAAAAAATGACGATGAAAGAACGGTACGGAATTGAGAAGAAAAGTACCAGAGCAGGACATGTAAGAGACGGCGGCGAAGGCTCCGCGTTTGGTCATGGCGGAGCCTCTGAAGAGCTTGTCATCGGCGTAATCGTCATGGTTGGAGGGAGGATCGGAGACGGGGAGCATGAGATTCTGCGACGAATTTGACGGTTTGAGAGACATGGAGAAAGGGAATTGGAGAGGGAAGGGTGAGGATTGGGTTTTGCGATTGGGTTGGCGTTTGAAGGAGAATTCGAGGAAGTGAAAGGCGATGAATGAGAGAGGGGTTAGAGTCAGACCCAGTCCCGAAGGCCACTTGCGAATCTCGACTTCACGACTTGGTCAATTCAACTCTCAGGTCCCAAACTGCTTCCACCACACTACAAGTTTTATTTCCCAACTATTCcttcaaggaaaaaaaatatatttcgaattaaaacttaaatgatcttctctctcttttgtaaatactagaggaatacatcataaaaaaatatagttaaaaatttgataccactattattacaataaaattaactatcaaacatataaattttggatatttaaaggcctgtaaataaataaatgtagaTCCTTACAAAAGTATCAATGAGCTCTCTTTATCCATGAGCTTTTCTAACAAGATTGCCTCCTTTTCATGGTTCGacttaagttttctttttaatgaaGAATGATCATTTTGCATCATAATGGAATCTAATGGAATCTAGAATCATCATGAAATAgatttttaaagatttaattcaaattattcaaataattag from Vigna unguiculata cultivar IT97K-499-35 chromosome 8, ASM411807v1, whole genome shotgun sequence encodes:
- the LOC114194447 gene encoding UDP-N-acetylglucosamine transporter UGNT1-like, encoding MSLKPSNSSQNLMLPVSDPPSNHDDYADDKLFRGSAMTKRGAFAAVSYMSCSVLLVVFNKAALSSYSFPSANVITLLQIVCSCCFLYLLRRWRMISFSANESLLIFDTSTKFVSLKTLKHTLPLSGAYLFYMLVTMESVRGVNVPMYTTLRRTTVVFTMLVEFALVGQRYTRSVILSVGLIVLGAFIAGARDFSFDAYGYAVVFMSNIATAIYLATISRIGKTSGLNSFGLMWCNGIICGPVLLIWTFVRGDLKIAINFPYLFSPGFVVILLFSCILAFFLNYCIFLNTTLNSAVTQTICGNLKDLFTIGLGWIIFGGLPFDIWNITGQFLGFAGSGLYAYYKLIGK